In Naumovozyma dairenensis CBS 421 chromosome 2, complete genome, the following are encoded in one genomic region:
- the NDAI0B04240 gene encoding uncharacterized protein (similar to Saccharomyces cerevisiae INP52 (YNL106C) and INP53 (YOR109W); ancestral locus Anc_2.171), protein MNILLSTKPERRIAIVSSSYALVLKSVSEDPTKKPLCAIELVPKEDLKNQGFQKLTTNEVFGFIGLIEINGCLFVGTITGKSRVAQPIPGETVNKIFAVDFFCLNNNTWDFFEIDSSGYPILPETESQEFQEALPKHPCFELRKLLSNGSFYFSSNFDLTSTLQNRGFNEHSLSVDNFEDEYMWNSFLMQEIITYRDRLDATAKQVLDDEGFLTTVIRGFAETFITFVKKLKVAITTISKQSWKRAGTRFNARGVDDEANVANFVETEFIMYSNHYCYSFTQIRGSIPVFWEQDTSLINPKVQITRSMEATQPIFDKHFLKSIEKYGPVHIVNLLSTKSSEIELSQRYKDHITNSKKLRMDDNVFWTGFDFHKETAQEGFSAVKRIIPLISESLLTEGYFSYDVKEKKVLSEQHGIFRTNCLDCLDRTNLVQQTISFFAFRTFLEDFNLITTNTYIDDDDFVNKHNTLWADHGDQISQIYTGTNALKSSFSRKGKMSLAGALSDATKSVSRMYINNFMDKGKQQNIDTLLGRLPHQNAVQLYDPISDYVFSKLEDLSEKFTSYSTINLLVGTFNVNGATEKADLTKWLFPIGDKFKPDIIVLGLQEVIELTAGSILNADYTKGSFWETMVTECLNKFNEKYLLLRVEQMTSLVILFFVKADKSNNIKQVEGATKKTGFGGMTGNKGAVAIRFEYGNTSFCFVNTHLAAGVNNVDERRTDYENIEKGITFTRSKRIAHHDSIFWLGDMNYRINLSNEEVRREILQKSEGYIDRLLRFDQLSQEIAAGNVFPGFKEPTLKFPPTYKYDHGTNIYDSSEKARTPSWTDRIVYKGENLHPLAYSDAQLLISDHKPVFSAYRAKVISTNEEAKLQLTKQLYIDYKKMHPDETTNLSSQLINLGLEDKELTGRRLSNKSKDISLIDFANDSSESSTPISTLSSKPSSLSISNIIENPTEPQMQRKKPILRPPPPPAAKPLPSRSVTASPSQSNSEIPETKSAHIGVTAAQTNMKTSSETELVRKKPPPGFSDFVLTPKNSSGKGSPLTSSSAVNLVASKPKDEETSTVDEKHEEATEEKKEPSSVLADKTLDTWQPLTPK, encoded by the coding sequence atgaatattcTCCTATCGACCAAACCAGAGAGAAGGATTGCAATCGTTTCCAGCTCTTATGCTTTAGTCTTAAAATCTGTCAGCGAAGATCCTACCAAGAAACCACTATGCGCCATTGAATTAGTCCCCaaagaagatttaaaaaatcaagGTTTCCAAAAACTTACTACAAACGAAGTGTTCGGTTTCATTGGtttaattgaaattaacGGTTGCCTATTTGTTGGTACTATTACTGGAAAATCAAGAGTAGCACAACCAATCCCCGGTGAAACTGTCAATAAAATATTCGCAGTGGATTTTTTCtgtttgaataataatacgtgggatttctttgaaattgattcttCTGGCTATCCAATCTTACCAGAAACAGAATCTCAAGAATTTCAAGAAGCATTACCTAAGCATCCATGTTTTGAACTTCGGAAATTACTCTCAAATGgttcattttattttagttCTAATTTTGACTTGACTTCCACGTTACAAAATCGTGGGTTTAATGAACATTCTTTAAGTGTAgataattttgaagatgaatatatGTGGAATTCGTTTCTCATGcaagaaattattacatATAGAGATAGACTTGATGCTACAGCAAAACAAGTCTTAGACGATGAGGGATTCCTAACTACAGTTATTAGAGGATTTGCTGAAACTTTCATCACTTttgtaaagaaattgaaagttGCAATTACCACCATATCTAAACAGAGTTGGAAAAGAGCTGGGACAAGATTCAACGCTCGTGgtgttgatgatgaagctAATGTGGCAAATTTCGTTGAGACTGAATTTATCATGTATTCTaatcattattgttattcTTTCACACAAATTAGAGGAAGTATCCCGGTCTTCTGGGAACAAGATacatcattaattaatccAAAAGTTCAAATAACAAGGTCTATGGAAGCTACACAACCGATATTTGATAAACATTTCTTGAAATCAATCGAAAAATATGGACCAGTCCATATCGTTAACTTATTATCGACAAAATCATcagaaattgaattatcACAACGCTATAAAGATCATATtacaaattcaaaaaaattacgtATGGATGATAATGTCTTTTGGACTGGGTTTGATTTCCATAAAGAGACCGCGCAGGAAGGGTTTTCTGCTGTTAAACGTATCATACCATTGATCTCCGAATCATTACTGACTGAAggttatttttcatatgaTGTGAAGGAGAAGAAAGTACTCTCTGAACAACATGGTATTTTTAGAACAAATTGTTTAGATTGTTTAGATAGAACAAATCTAGTTCAACAAACCATATCATTTTTTGCTTTCAGAACCTTCTTGgaagatttcaatttaattACCACAAATACTTATATCGATGACGATGATTTCGTAAATAAACATAATACACTTTGGGCTGATCATGGTGACCAAATCTCACAAATATACACTGGTACCAATGCTTTAAaatcttccttttctaGGAAAGGGAAAATGTCTCTTGCAGGGGCACTATCAGATGCAACTAAATCAGTTAGTCGAATGTACATTAATAACTTTATGGATAAGGGAAAGCAGCAAAATATTGATACTTTGCTTGGTCGTCTACCACATCAAAATGCAGTTCAATTATATGATCCAATTAGTGATTAtgttttttcaaaattggaaGATCTTTCAGAGAAGTTTACATCATACTCAACAATTAATCTTTTAGTGGGTACATTTAATGTAAACGGTGCAACTGAGAAAGCTGATCTTACAAAATGGCTGTTTCCAATAGGTGATAAATTTAAGCCAGATATTATTGTCTTAGGGCTACAAGAAGTTATTGAGTTGACTGCAGGTTCAATATTAAATGCAGATTATACTAAAGGTTCCTTTTGGGAAACTATGGTAACAGAATGCTTGAACAAGTTTAATgagaaatatttattattgagAGTCGAACAAATGACGTCATTagttattttgttttttgtcAAAGCTGATAAATCGAACAACATCAAACAAGTAGAAGGTGCCACAAAAAAAACTGGATTTGGTGGGATGACAGGGAATAAAGGTGCGGTTGCAATTAGATTCGAATATGGTAATACATCATTTTGTTTCGTTAATACACATTTGGCAGCTGGGGTTAACAACGTCGATGAACGTCGTACTGATTATGAGAATATTGAGAAAGGAATTACTTTTACAAGATCAAAGAGAATAGCACATCATGATTCTATTTTCTGGTTAGGTGACATGAACTACAGAATCAATTTGTCGAATGAAGAAGTGAGACGAGAAATATTGCAGAAGTCTGAAGGATATATTGACCGCTTATTAAGATTTGATCAATTAAGCCAAGAAATTGCGGCAGGTAATGTATTTCCCGGCTTTAAAGAACCAACTTTAAAATTCCCACCTACTTATAAATATGACCATGGGACAAATATTTACGACTCTTCAGAGAAGGCAAGAACTCCATCATGGACTGATAGAATTGTTTATAAAGGTGAAAACTTACATCCATTAGCCTATTCAGATGCACAACTATTGATAAGTGATCATAAACCTGTATTTAGTGCTTACAGAGCAAAAGTGATATCTACAAACGAAGAAGCTAAATTACAATTAACAAAACAACTTTATATTGACTATAAGAAGATGCATCCGGATGAAACTACAAACTTAAGCTCTCAATTAATCAACTTGGGTCTCGAAGATAAAGAGTTAACTGGGAGAAGGTTATCAAACAAATCTAAAGATATTAGTTTAATAGATTTCGCCAACGATAGTTCTGAATCAAGCACTCCTATCTCTACATTATCCTCTAAACCTTCATCCTTAAGCATCAGCAACATAATTGAAAATCCCACGGAACCTCAAATGCAAAGGAAGAAGCCTATACTTCGTCCACCACCTCCTCCAGCAGCAAAACCACTTCCTTCACGTAGCGTCACTGCATCACCATCTCAATCAAATTCTGAAATACCAGAAACGAAATCTGCTCATATAGGAGTAACAGCGGCTCAGACCAATATGAAGACATCAAGTGAAACTGAGCTTGTTAGGAAGAAACCACCACCAGGGTTTAGTGATTTTGTACTAACGCCTAAAAATAGTAGTGGAAAAGGGTCTCCTCTTACTTCCAGTTCGGCTGTGAATCTGGTGGCTTCTAAGCccaaagatgaagaaacaagTACAGTTGATGAAAAACATGAAGAAGCTACTgaagagaagaaagagCCATCATCTGTCTTAGCAGACAAAACCTTGGATACATGGCAACCTTTGACTCCAAAATAG
- the YAF9 gene encoding YEATS domain-containing protein YAF9 (similar to Saccharomyces cerevisiae YAF9 (YNL107W); ancestral locus Anc_2.170) gives MAPPVSKRIKTLSVRRPIIYGNTAKKLGEVRPENAPAEHTHLWTIFVRGPQNEDITYFIKKVVFKLHETYPNPTRVVETPPFELTETGWGEFDINIKIYFVDEANEKMLSFYHRLRLHPYVIPGPEGQQNPARNITVTENGEIRSTFYDEIVFNEPNEEFFKTLMTKPGNLLPANITENQVFSRQLEQEEIDRIDIGMTKIDEEIKKLRDELTNTIKET, from the coding sequence ATGGCACCACCAGTTAGTAAAAGAATTAAGACGCTCTCAGTAAGGAGGCCGATAATATATGGTAATACTGCGAAGAAACTAGGCGAAGTGAGGCCAGAAAATGCACCTGCAGAACATACCCATTTATGGACAATATTCGTTCGAGGTCCtcaaaatgaagatataaCATATTTTATAAAGAAAGTAGTCTTTAAACTACATGAGACATACCCCAACCCAACAAGGGTAGTGGAGACACCACCTTTCGAATTGACTGAAACAGGTTGGGGTGAGTTTGACATCAACATCAAGATATATTTTGTAGATGAagcaaatgaaaaaatgCTGAGCTTTTATCATCGTTTGAGATTACATCCTTATGTTATTCCAGGTCCAGAAGGACAACAGAATCCTGCAAGGAATATTACGGTTACCGAAAATGGAGAAATCAGATCAACATTTTATGATGAGATTGTATTTAATGAACctaatgaagaatttttcaagacCTTGATGACTAAACCAGGTAATTTACTTCCGGCAAATATAACAGAGAACCAAGTTTTTTCAAGGCAATtggaacaagaagaaattgatagAATAGATATAGGTATGACGAAAATTGACgaagaaataaagaagTTGAGGGACGAATTAACAAATACCATAAAAGAGACGTAG
- the TFC7 gene encoding transcription factor TFIIIC subunit TFC7 (similar to Saccharomyces cerevisiae YNL108C and TFC7 (YOR110W); ancestral locus Anc_2.169): MAIKTIYIARHGYRSNWLPHGPYPPPPTGIDSDVPLAEHGLQQARELAHYLLSIENQPELLFTSPFYRCVQTSEPIMNLLEIPMYVDNGIGEWYMPTRPIIPTPANYETLNHFFPGKIQEGWEASIIPSDKGETEDDIFIRCKKFWPIFIDAVEKKFPNVETILLVTHAATKIALGLNLLKLDSCRDPIDSEGNLIRSGSCSLDKYEVKDVSKDENGEPIEDIPFQKRKWTLTMNGNTEFLRNGEEMNWNFQKNVEAGSDADIKARLNKDKESTGTANVVAATKDDDQMETVYVSLDLPNKNYRKKSEIPKDAIFQYSGLEQKHPLIKIGSNVYEGTWKNLMALNWPFRMPLVFIRKLLRTMLTVQLH, from the coding sequence ATGGCAATTAAGACTATCTATATTGCAAGACATGGTTATAGATCCAATTGGCTTCCACATGGCCCTTATCCACCACCTCCCACTGGTATTGATTCTGATGTTCCGTTAGCTGAGCATGGTCTTCAGCAGGCAAGAGAATTGGCgcattatttattatcgaTCGAGAATCAACCggaattattatttacgTCACCATTTTACCGATGTGTACAAACTAGTGAACCTATCATGAATCTTTTAGAAATACCAATGTATGTAGATAATGGGATTGGTGAATGGTATATGCCAACTAGACCAATAATTCCAACACCTGCTAATTATGAGAcattaaatcattttttcCCCGGTAAGATCCAGGAAGGTTGGGAAGCAAGTATTATTCCAAGTGATAAAGGTGAAacagaagatgatatttttataagATGTAAGAAATTTTGGCCAATTTTCATTGATGCAGTCGAGAAAAAATTCCCTAATGTTGAGACTATTTTATTGGTAACGCACGCAGCTACGAAAATCGCTCTAGGgttaaatttattgaaattagataGCTGCAGAGATCCAATTGATTCTGAAGGAAATTTAATCAGATCTGGTAGCTGTTCTCTTGATAAATACGAAGTCAAGGATGTTtctaaagatgaaaatggaGAGCCCATTGAGGATATTCCATTCCAAAAGAGGAAATGGACCTTAACTATGAACGGTAACACTGAATTTTTAAGGAATGGTGAAGagatgaattggaatttccaaaaaaatgtGGAAGCAGGCTCTGATGCAGACATAAAAGCGCGTTTGAACAAAGATAAAGAATCAACAGGTACAGCTAATGTTGTTGCAGCAACCAAGGATGATGATCAGATGGAAACTGTTTACGTTAGTTTAGATCTTCCAAATAAAAACTATAGGAAGAAATCAGAAATACCGAAGGATGCTATCTTCCAATATTCAGGTTTAGAACAAAAGCATCCATTGATTAAAATTGGTTCGAATGTGTATGAAGGAACTTGGAAAAACTTAATGGCACTGAATTGGCCTTTCCGAATGCCGCTAGTGTTCATAAGAAAACTTCTACGAACAATGCTGACGGTTCAGTTACATTAG
- the NDAI0B04270 gene encoding nucleotide diphosphatase (similar to Saccharomyces cerevisiae YOR111W; ancestral locus Anc_2.168) has translation MLSYYPGLSAERFNKKFQMILGSSSPRRYEILHDEMDFRDIEVRKPNFPEKLDKSKYINRPLEYVKDTAGFKAEEMMEYLEKEEQKPPKKGLPNKIEKVDEINKVKVVICADTIVIDPNNKIYEKPITESAQLEMLETFCYKFDKPIRVATAVNIIIWENSEKNMNSAFCKVTELHFDKNIPKTLIEEYVRSGAGLQAAGGFNIQDLNGTIIKKVQRDDDYYNVMGLPILPTYEKIFVLIKLFFQMYPIAQDCKQEDDERY, from the coding sequence ATGCTTTCCTACTATCCAGGGTTGTCAGCAGAAAGGTTCAATAAAAAGTTCCAGATGATTCTAGGAAGCTCATCACCAAGAAGATATGAAATACTGCACGATGAGATGGACTTCAGGGATATTGAAGTAAGGAAACCAAACTTTCCTGAAAAGCTTGATAAATCCAAGTATATTAATAGGCCACTCGAATATGTAAAGGATACTGCGGGCTTTAAGGCAGAGGAAATGATGGAGTATCTTGAGAAAGAAGAGCAAAAACCGCCGAAAAAGGGCTTACCTAATAAAATTGAGAAAGTcgatgaaattaataaagttAAAGTTGTTATTTGTGCAGATACAATTGTTATTGACCCAAACAATAAGATTTATGAGAAACCAATAACAGAATCTGCTCAATTAGAGATGCTAGAGACCTTTTGttataaatttgataaaccTATAAGAGTAGCTACAGCTGtaaacattattatatggGAGAATTCTgagaaaaatatgaatagTGCATTCTGTAAAGTAACAGAGCTtcattttgataaaaatatccCAAAAACCCTTATTGAGGAGTATGTGAGGTCAGGAGCAGGTTTACAAGCTGCAGGGGGATTTAATATACAAGATTTAAATggaacaataataaaaaaagtgCAAAGGgatgatgattattataatgTTATGGGTTTACCAATACTCCCTAcatatgaaaaaatatttgtcTTAATAAAACTCTTTTTCCAAATGTATCCAATCGCGCAAGATTGCAAACAAGAAGATGACGAACGTTATTGA
- the CEX1 gene encoding COPI-interacting protein CEX1 (similar to Saccharomyces cerevisiae CEX1 (YOR112W); ancestral locus Anc_2.165) translates to MNFSSLFKSFSNFQFPYTIEDRPIHETPLWQVFHGTRKSDSLPVTIFKGNRTHENEKLILNAVHKSKVLKIPGLCNVLETFDSDPQSTFIITEHVIPFPWDKLSDLNQNKQSIQLGISQILNTMKILNTFVLGTLTMSNIYLNTKGEWLIFGLELCVKKSEFDANKFISSLELYTLMAKDGRMPSHRGKMIDIDSTLVSKLIENVLGDSQPRDWQPLTTSLSKGQITITEFVEKLHDTQSWFANPLISLYEEFKEFHIKDPEGKLVVMTDVENLFLDSKDSFTNLVPGFLENLIIPELSNMIGLLMAPATNSPFSSPIATNKLISFIAILLSLSFENKIFNNNFNEIIFLSFKLQDRQIRFLLLVYFPKLMNLISDSDASNKIYPHFIQGLTDSDSLLRLQTLKSIPLLTPKLTERQLNNELLRYLAKTQVDQDIEIRTWTIVILTKIASSLARSTRSNILATAFTKSLKDPDIKPRLASLYGLAKSIDLFEVNTIANKILTVIAPGLLDKEPLVRFKAKNLFEKYLNKLENEAKLLQDENLQVDKSKDIDFDKYESGINVSDSDHVNDEMITQFMNTLRIHSLETNKDLLREISHNQQRRTESATTINNNSNDMNDAFDFDNEDDDNGWNDFNDETDSTDDLTNSQFFNKPVKITKSWNDELNADSKPFVKETPMRLHIKRQPKKTNILNVKTTKPKSGPISHNAKGNVHMPMDKRNGKTSRWEGHSAKMTMGWDSG, encoded by the coding sequence ATGAACTTCTCGAGTTTATTCAAATCGTTCTCCAATTTCCAATTCCCATATACTATCGAAGATAGACCTATACATGAAACACCGTTGTGGCAGGTATTCCATGGGACGAGAAAATCTGATTCTCTACCAGTCACTATCTTTAAAGGAAATAGGACacatgaaaatgaaaaattaattttgaatGCAGTTCATAAATCAAAAGTTTTGAAGATCCCTGGTCTATGTAACGTTTTGGAAACTTTTGATTCAGATCCGCAATCGACTTTCATTATAACTGAACATGTTATCCCTTTCCCATGGGATAAACTCTCAGATTTGAACCAAAATAAACAATCTATCCAATTAGGTATTTctcaaattttgaatactatgaaaattttaaaCACTTTTGTATTGGGGACTTTAACCATGTctaatatttatttgaatactAAAGGTGAATGGTTAATATTTGGGTTAGAACTTTGTGTTAAGAAAAGTGAATTCGATgcaaataaatttattagcTCCTTGGAATTGTATACTCTAATGGCAAAAGATGGTAGAATGCCATCTCATAGGGGAAAAATGATTGATATTGACTCAACATTGGTATCTAAATTAATAGAGAATGTTTTAGGAGATTCCCAACCAAGAGACTGGCAACCATTAACGACATCTCTTTCCAAGGGTCAGATAACGATTACTGAATTTGTAGAAAAGTTGCATGATACTCAATCGTGGTTTGCTAACccattaatttcattatatgaagaatttaaagaGTTTCATATTAAAGATCCAGAAGGTAAATTGGTGGTTATGACAGATGTTGAAAATCTTTTCTTGGATTCCAAGGATTCCTTTACAAACTTGGTTCCTGGATTTCTGgaaaatttgattattcCTGAATTATCTAATATGATTGGATTATTAATGGCCCCGGCTACTAATTCACCATTTTCTTCACCAATTGCAACCAATAAGTTAATCTCTTTTATTGCCATTTTACTAAGTTTGTCATTTGAGAacaaaatctttaataataactttaatgaaattatctTTTTGAGTTTCAAATTACAAGATAGACAAATCagatttttattattagtttaTTTCCCAAAgctaatgaatttgatttctgACTCAGACGCTTCCAATAAGATATATCCACATTTCATACAGGGTTTAACAGATTCAGATTCTCTACTACGTTTACAAACTTTAAAATCCATTCCATTACTTACACCCAAATTGACAGAAAGacaattaaataatgaattattaagatATTTAGCTAAGACGCAAGTTGATCAAGATATAGAAATTAGAACGTGGACCATCGTAATCCTAACTAAGATTGCTTCAAGTTTGGCTCGTTCCACAAGGTCAAACATATTAGCCACTGCTTTCacaaaatcattaaagGATCCTGATATCAAGCCAAGATTAGCTTCATTATATGGATTAGCTAAATCCATTGATTTGTTTGAAGTGAATACCATTGCTAATAAGATCTTGACAGTTATTGCACCTGGGTTATTAGATAAGGAGCCCTTAGTTCGATTTAAAGCCAAGAATTTATtcgaaaaatatttaaataagtTAGAAAATGAGgcaaaattattacaagaCGAGAATTTACAAGTCGATAAATCCAAAGACATTGACTTTGATAAGTATGAATCTGGTATAAATGTATCTGATTCTGACCATGTTAATGATGAGATGATTACACAATTTATGAATACTTTAAGAATCCATTCATTGGAGACTAATAAGGATCTTTTACGTGAAATCTCACATAATCAACAACGTAGAACTGAATCAGCTActactattaataataatagcaatGATATGAATGACGCGTTTGATTTTGACAacgaagatgatgataatggatggaatgatttcaatgatgaaaCTGATAGTACGGACGATTTAACTAATtctcaattttttaataaaccAGTAAAGATTACAAAGTCGTggaatgatgaattgaatgcTGACTCAAAGCCTTTTGTCAAGGAGACACCAATGAGGCTACATATAAAAAGGCAACCAAAGAAAACTAATATTCTAAACGTCAAGACTACAAAGCCTAAATCTGGCCCTATATCGCACAACGCTAAGGGAAATGTACATATGCCGATGGACAAAAGGAACGGAAAGACAAGTAGGTGGGAAGGACACAGTGCAAAGATGACGATGGGATGGGATAGTGGATGA